ggggctctaGGACGCCTGGGCGACCTCATCACACCTGTGTGATGCCAGATGAGCCTGTGCCTCAGTCTCTGGTGGTGGCTGTCCCGGTTGCTGGTGGCACTCTGGCTGGAGACCGGAGGGTGGGGAGAAAGCCAGCTGCTGTGTCCTCAGGCCTCCAGGGACTTGAACACCTCATGGCCTAGGTCACACATCTTCATTCATGCCGACCCAGATGTGGAGCTGATTGGGTGTTCCAGGACAAAGCCCATGGAACAAATCCCATTCTAGGAGGTGCTCCCTGGACCTGAGCTCTTCAGGAACTGGCCTGTGGTGGCCAGGACCAAGGTCTCCAGAGCTTGAACAGAGGACTGTGGGAGGCCTGCAGCACCCAGGATTTTGGTCTGAACCTTGACCTTCTGCTTCCcctctcagggcctttgcacttgctGATTGGCCTGCCTGGAAACTTGTGGCTGGTTCTTTGTAGTCCTGCTGAACGTCTCCTCTCCCTTGCCCAACTCCCCCTCCAACACCCCATTCCACATCCCCTTACTTTTCCTCCCTAGTATTTTTCAGGATCAGAAATGGCCATTTATTTGTAGAGCTTCCTGCTCTAGGAGGATGTGCAATTGGGCTCGCTCATTGCTGTATCCTCTGTGACCAGTTCAATGGTGCATCAAACCTGCTcacaaacacctgtttcatgaatATGCGTGAAGGTGGCAGAGCTTTCTTAAGCTCACTGTCCCTGGCAGACACAGCACAGGTCGTGAGGCTGCAGCTGTGGCTGAAACCCAGCTCCACGCTGCCATTAGAGAACTCAAGGTCCGGCCCTGTCCTTGGCCTGGTGCAAGTGACCCTCCGTGcagtgtttgttgaatgagtaTGCATGAGAGTGCAGGAGGCAGCATGTGGCTTGGTGCAGCTCAGATGCAGTGCAGAGGagggaggtggagctggaggTAGGAGGCCAGAGGTTGGGGTAGGAGGCCAAGGGCAGACTACATCAAATCCTCGTGGAAGGTTCTGAAGAGCCCTGGGTAAGTCCTGGGGGATGGGGTCAGGTTGGATGTCAGTTCCATAATGGTCCTTGTCTTTCAGACTGGGTGCTGGTCTGGGCACTGGTTGCAGCCTGTCTCAGAGCTAACTCCTGCATCCTCTCCCttattcctctccctttctcgCTTGTAAGTTTGACGTTTTGGCAATGAGCAGGTGGGAAAAATGGAGCAAGGGCTCGAGTCCCTTGCCCCGTGATCCTGAGGGCTAGGAAATGGGACCCCTGTGTTCTCCCCAGGCTCTCAGGGCCCAGGTCTCCGATGAGTGGATGGTGGGGTCTGAGTTTATGGGAGATGAAGTGTTGCTTGAGTGTTGATTTATCACTTTAGGTAGGAAGGAAGGTCTAGCCTGGGAACCTGTCTCCTAAGCCCCAGGGTGATATTAGATCACTGAGATGCCTCTGGgatcctcccttccccttcctgttCATACCGCCCCTCCTAccggcccccagcagcctcctgggctgAGGACCTCCAATGCAGATGGTAGAAAGAGCCCAGTGCCATCTGAACTTCACACATGGCTGTCCCCTCACCAAACTGCCACCTCGCCACGTTGAAGACCTCGCCAGCATATGTGGGGTTCAGGTCCCCATGATACTAGGAATAtccacagagaggaagtggaagagCTTTCCCCAGAGAATCCATGTCGACCAGGCCAGGCCTCTGGAGAACGTGGACAGGGAACTCTGGGCAGTGGAAGCGTCATTGCTGGATGGCCATGGCCAGCTGtcttccccacacccctcccgcATAGCTCACCggctgctgccacctgcaggtgCTTTTTCTGAACCCACAGGATGGACAGAGAGCAACCCTGGGTCTCACCTACCAGAtgtggatctgctcagctcctccACTGAGGGCAGACAGTGTGCTTGCTTCTTCCTGAAGTCCCTGGGACTCTGGGTCTGAGGCTGAGGACATGGTCACCCTGTGTGCGTGCTTGTTAAATGAGGAAGTGAATGCCTCCCTGTCCCAGCGCCTGGTTTTCAAGATGAATTGCTCAAGACGAGCCTTGGCCTGGCAGCCAGATCGCCACTACTGATGGCATGGTCCTGTTGGCTGTGGCTACGTCTGATGGCCACTGACATCAGGACTGATAGCATAGTGGGAGGTGGGTGGACAACCTTGGCTTTGTGTTGGTGCTTGTTGGAAGCTGCACATCTGGAGACGCTGAGAGCAGGGCTAGCCTAGTACAGGAAAGGGGTAGAGCCAGGAAGATCCAGAATCCTACTCTAATATGTGTGTTGGAGGAGGGTGACACCCCAGTCTGGTGGAGGAGGCACAGTTCTCTGACTTAGGAGAGCTCCCAAACTGAGGGCAAAGGTACCATTACTTATGCAGGTCATGCATGCAGGCAATGCATTTGTTCGTTCATTCAGGATGCACCTTTGGGCCAGTTCCTGGGGAATAAGGGAGTAAATTGGGTCTGGCACCTGAGGGCAACCAGTGGAGGGGGTGCCCCACGGGTCAGGACTTGGGCAGGAGAAATGCTGAAGACCAGTGACTGCCTCTTGCGTAGGATTTACAGAACAGATAAACTGAGGCCTCCCCATACTGCAGGGACCTGGAGGGAAGAAGCAGGCCCAGTCCTGCTTCAGGGCTGCCTGACCCTGTCCACAGGCTCGTCCTTGCGACACTGACCCTATGTCCCCTGCAGGTCATGAGCATCCTCAGCAACCCTGGCGCCGTGGCCCCCCAGCCGCAGGCCGACTTCTCCCTCTCCCCGCTGCACAGCGGTCTGTACTCGGCCACCTCCATCTCGGCCAGCTGCAGCCAGCGTGCCGACTCCATCAAGCCTGGAGACAGCCTGCCCACCTCCCAGTCCTATGGCCCACCCACCTACAGCACGACCGGCTACAGTGTGGACCCCGTGGCTGGCTGCCAGTACGGCCAGTATGGCCAGAGTGAGTGCCAACGGCCCCGAGTGTACCACTCCCCTCCCTCATTCCAAGGACTCCTGCTTACTTCTAGAGAGAGCAGTCTGGTGTTAGGGTGTGGGCGCCTGTTTTGCAGATGGGGAAGTTCAAATCCAGATAGGAGACAGACTTAGCCCAAGATGACACTGAGCTGAGCATCCAGGTCCCTTTTCTCAGCCAGgtccctttccttttcctttggatTCCCGTGGAAACATCACTTCGCATTTTCCTGTGACCACATGTCAAAATGTAAGAAGAAACAAGTGGCAGTCTACGCGCAGGACCGGCCCAAGCCCTGCTGCCCGCGCCCCCCGGATCGTCCTCCGATCCCGGGCCCTGCGCCCCTGGCCATTCCGGCGCCTTTAGCGGAGAGGTTGGAGACTCCGCGCGTCGCCATTTCTGGGACCAGGCTGCCGCTTTCCGTGGTTTTTCGGCGCCGGGGACCGACCCCTCGCCCCGGGTTCCGGGCGCCGCTCGCGCGTCCTGGGGGGCTCTGGGCCCCGTGttctgtgttctggtctggagcCGGAGCTCTGGAGGCGTTGAGTTGGATGGGGTCGGGGACCCAGACCGGTGGGACTTGGAAGAGATGAGAACCCGGCCTCAGCGGCCTTCGTCTTCCAGGTAACGGGGCCGCCCCCAACTCCCCTGCGCCAGGGTTAGCGGGCTATCCGTAGCGCCGCCACTCCGCGGGCTGCGTTGCCCAGCCCTGTGACCTGAGCCCCCGTCCTGAGGCCCCCGGCACCCTGCCGGGGTCGCGCGCCTGGTCCTTTGGCCCGCCCCTACCCTCCTGAGTTTGATCCTTGCTGTGCCAGGGAGAGCGGCCTGTTTATTGGTCAGacaggactttttttcttttggggagAAAAAGATGGGCTCGAGAACGGTAGAGTTTGGGATTCAAGGCACAGGCGGTAAGAGCGTGAGGCGGCCTCTGATCCGGTTTCGGAGAATTCGCGGTTCCGGGAGAGAGGAGACTCAGATGAGCCCCTGctgacttgagagagagagagagagagagagagagagagagaggcagacagacactaCACTGCCAATTGCtgagaagaactggaagaagcagaaagaatCCCCAACTCGTGGTGAGCAGCGCGCCCTCACCATGAGTGGTGCTGTGCTGGTGAGCCGCctcccggaccccagcagcagcttcCGGGAGGATGCCCCGCGGCCCCCTGTGCCTGGAGAAGAAGGGGAGACCCCGCCGTGCCAGCTTGGGGCAGGCAAGGGCCGCGTCACCAAGCCCATGCCTGTGTCTTCTAATACCAGGCGGAATGAAGACGGGCTGGGAGAGCCCGAGGGGCGGGCGTCCCCCGACTCCCCCCTGACCAGGTGGACCAAGTCCTTGCACTGCTTGTTGGGCGATCAGGACGGCGCGTACCTCTTCCGGACTTTCCTGGAGAGGGAGAAATGTGTGGATACCTTGGACTTCTGGTTTGCCTGCAATGGGTTCAGGCAGATGGACCTCAAGGATACCAAAACCCTGCGGGTGGCCAAAGCCATCTACAAGAGGTACATCGAGAACAACAGCATTGTGTCCAAGCAGCTGAGGCCCGCCACCAAGACCTACATCCGAGATGGCATCAAGAAGCAGCAGATCGACTCCGTCATGTTCGACCAGGCACAGACGGAGATCCAGTCAGTGATGGAGGGCAACGCCTACCAGGTCTTCCTGACTTCGGACATCTACCTGGAGTACGTGAGGAGTGGCGGGGAGAACCCCGCCTGCCTGAGCCACGGGGGCCTGGGCAGCCTCAAGGTCCTGTGCGGCTACCTGCCCACCCTGAATGAAGAGGAGGAGTGGACTTGTGCCGACTTCAAGTGCAAACTGCCCCCCACCGTGGTCAGCTTGTCCAGCAAAACTCTGAGGGCTACAGCCAGCGTGAGGTCCACGGAGACGGCTGAGAGCGGATACAGGTCCTTCAAGAGGAGCGATCCTGCTAATCCCTATCACGTAGGCTCTGGTTACGTCTTTGCACCAGCCACCAGTGCCAATGACAGCGAGATCTCGAGTGACGCTCTGACCGACGACTCCATGTCCATGACGGACAGCAGTGTAGATGGGATCCCTCCTTATCGCATGGGAAGTAAGAAACAGCTCCAGAGAGAGATGCATCGCAGTGTAAAGGCCAATGGCCAAGTGTCTCTACCTCATTTCCCGAGAACCCACCGCCTGCCCAAGGAGATGACCCCCGTGGAACCCGCCGCCTTCGCAGCCGAGCTCATCTCGAGGCTGGAGAAGCTGAAGTTGGAGCTGGAGAGCCGCCACAGCCTGGAGGAGCGGCTGCAGCAGATCCGCGAGGATGAAGAGAAGGAGGCGTCCGAGCTAGCACTGAGCTCGCGGGAAGGCGTGCCAGCCCAGCACGCcctgtccctgctgccctctggcaGCTACGAGGAGGACCCCCAGACAATCCTGGACGACCACCTGTCCAGGGTTCTTAAGACCCCCGGCTGCCAGTCTCCCGGCGTGGGCCGCTCGAGCCCACGCTCCCGCTCCCCtgatcaccaccaccatcaccatcaccagccATACCACCCCCTGCTCCCGCCAGGAGGCAAGCTGCCCCCAACTGCTGCCACCACCACCGCAACCCTGGCCTGTCCACTGCCCGGCGGCAAGGGCTTCGTGACCAAGCAAACCACAAACCACGTCCACCACCACTACATCCACCACCACAGCGGCCCCAAGACCAAGGAGGAGATTGAGGCCGAGGCCACACAGAGAGTGCGCTGCCTCTGCCCCGGGAGCCCCGAGTATTACTGCTACCCCAAGGGCAGGGGCCACCCCAAGGCTCCAGAGCCCATGCCCGGGGAACAGTTTGGTGGCAGCAGAGGCAGTACCTTGCCCAGACGAAGCGGGAAAGGCACGGAGCCCGGCCTGGCCCTGCCGGCCAGGGAAGGAGGGGCCCCCGGTGgagctgggaccctgcagcttccTGGCGAGGAAGGAGACAGGTCGCAGGATGTGTGGCAGTGGATGCTGGAGAGTGAACGCCAGAACAAGCCCAAGCCTCATAGTGCCCAAAGCACAAAAAAGGCTTCTCCCTTGGAGTCTGCCCGAGGGTCCCCAGGTGAACGAATCAGCCGGCACCATCTGTGGGGGAGCGGTGGGCATCCCCGCACCACCCCCCGTGCCCACCCCTTCACCCAAGACCCTGCAATGCCGCCCCTGACTCCACCCAATACTCTGGCACAGCTGGAAGAGGCCTGCCGTAGACTGGCTGAGGTGTCGAAGCCCCCAAAGCAGCGTCACAAAGAGCCAAAGAAGCCGGCAGGCGTCCACGCCCTCCAGGCCAGTGAGTTGGTCGTCACTTACTTTTTCTGTGGAGAAGAGATTCCGTACCGGAGGATGCTGAAGGCGCAGAGCTTGACATTAGGCCACTTCAAAGAGCAGCTCAGCAAAAAGGGAAATTATAGGTATTACTTCAAAAAAGCGAGTGACGAGTTTGCCTGCGGAGCAGTTTTCGAGGAGGTCTGGGATGATGAGACGGTGCTCCCCATGTACGAAGGCAGGATCCTGGGCAAGGTGGAGAGGATCGACTGAGCCCGTGGGCTGCGCTCGGCTCTGGCgagccctgcagccccagctcccgcGAGCTGCTGGCCACGTGAGCGGCGGCCCTAGAACAACTTGGAAGGAAAACACAGCCCACGAGGAAGACAGAGCCTAGGAAGGCCTTGGCCATGGGGGCCTTCAGGAGGGCGAGGCAGGCTGGTGGTGAGGATTCACGAACTGGGTCTTGAGAGAAGAAAAGCCTGAACTATTTATTAAAACCATGACCACTCTTGGCTGTGGAAGATGCTGACCATTAGAGAGACTGCCATACATAATATATGACTCCCTAGGGATCTGAAATCCATAAACTAAGAGAAACTGTGTACAGCTTACCCGGACAGAAGTCCTTTCTGATATTTATTGAGCGGTTGCTTCCCCTGCCCCCGTTTATGGATATGCTGCTTTACTcgtggaaggggagagagaaggtcCTATTTGTTCCGTCGAAACTTGGGAGCTGAGCTCTCAAAGGATGTTGGCGATTTCTTCAGTAAAGAGGCGTGGCCTGCGTTTCTCCCAGTGAAGACAGACTGTCAGAAAAGGGTACCCGCCGCTGACCCGCAGAACGCAGTCCGTCTCTTCATGCTGCTGCTATGTCATCATTGCAGTCTCCAGGGTTGACCGTCGGCAGTGTCATGGCCATTCGCTGGCTGGCCTGATCCAGCGCGTGTAGTGGGGGCCCTCACTGAGTGTCTGTGTAGGTGGGGGTTTCCCCAGTGTCGTCCTGTGACCAAGGCATCGTGTCTTCGAGCCCCTCTGCTGGCACAGGGCGTGGTCACTGAGGCGGTCCCGGCGTCACCTCCTTGTGGTTCAAGCTTGCGCTTTGATCGAATTGCTTTTTCTTCCCACggacttttctttcttcttcttcttttaaatgaGTCTTTGGACAACAGCTATCCAGGAAACtacactccctcccaccccaagaaATGAGCggctgtgggggagacccagcgGCACCTTCCTGCAGACACCCTCACTTTGATGTTTGGATTTTTGTGTTAAGTTATGTGTACATTCTGTTTGCCATCGGTCCTTGTActtatacgtgtgtgtgtatatagtgtACGGCAAAAGATATCGATCCACTATCTCTAGTGCTTGACTTTGAACCAGTACAGTACCTGTACTTGCACGGGGCCCGCTCCGTGTGTCGCCCTATATTGTAGGGCTCCAGCTTTCCCTTGGTTTTTAAAAGGGgcttatgtataaatatattttatgcctTTTTATTACAAGCCTTGTACTCAATGACTTTTGTCATGGCATTTTGTTCTACTTATACTGTAAATTATGCATTATAAAGAGTTCATTTAAGGAGAATTACTTGGTACAATAATTATTGTAATTAAGAGATGTAgcctttattaaaattttatatttttcaaaaaaaaaaaaaaaaaaaaaaaaaaaaaaaaaaaaaaaagaaacaagtggtATTACTTTTACTAACATGTCATATTTAATCCCATATATCCAGAAAGTGATCACTTCAATATGAAATCATGAATGAGTTACTTCACCCACTGCTCTTTGTGCTGGCTGGGTggatggaatgaatgaatgaatgtgtttgaCAAGCAGTGTGTGTTTTACACTTACAGCCCATTGGAATTCAGACTCTGAATTTCAACATTGACACACCCAAGTTTTTCCAAAATAGAATTCTGAGTTTCCCAACCACGAAATGGCTAAATTGAAGAGCAGctttaaaattcaaattagaaCAACCTAAACAAACATTCAGAGTTTGGTTGGTGGTGTTCGCCAGTTCAGCTTTGCTGGGTGGTTCTGAGTACTGAGCTCTGTGCTTAACTGCCTGAGCCTGCGATCTCCCCAGACCCTGCAGTGGCCTCACTCGCTCATTCCAGCTGCTGTCCGCTTGGCACCAGCCTGGAGGCCAGGCCCACAGCCCCTTAGACCAAAGGCTGGAGGAAGGGCAGCAAGGCAGGCCTGCAATGGGGGAGCAAGAGCCAGAGGGCAccctcctgccccacctccacATGAGGCCTCACCTGCTGGTGTCAAACTAATCTGAAGGGCACACGGGGAGTGGGAAGAGGCCTCCAAGCCTGGGGGATCCTCTCCTCCAGCCGCAGCCCTGGCCTGACCTCTCCGACCTCTGCTTCCTGTacccctctccatctcttcctcacaTGACCTTGGCCTCCATGGCTAAATGAGAGCCAGCTGTGTGGGCCTGCACTGCccagctgcgtgtgtgtgtggaccCTCCCTGTGCCTGGGCATGCTTGCTCGTGTGCAGAGTGGTGTCTGTTATGAATGTATGGTGACTTGTGTCTGCGcacaccatgtgcatgtggtgtgtCTGAGCAACTAGCATGCGTGTGTTGGCAAACATCTTTGCAGAGAGGTGAGCATTTGTGTGGGGGATGTGGCAGTCCTGTGTAGAAATATGCATATAGACTATTGATACATGAACATAGCTCACCTAGGTTGTCTGTACGGGATTTTATATGAATGTATGTGTGCACACTTGTGGCAGTGGAGTATGTTAAAATGTTTTCAGGTGTATGTTTGTGGATGCGTGGATGCATGTATTTGGCATAGGTGTGCATGTGTAGCTGTGTATAACa
This window of the Ochotona princeps isolate mOchPri1 chromosome 2, mOchPri1.hap1, whole genome shotgun sequence genome carries:
- the LOC131479532 gene encoding axin-2-like, which encodes MSGAVLVSRLPDPSSSFREDAPRPPVPGEEGETPPCQLGAGKGRVTKPMPVSSNTRRNEDGLGEPEGRASPDSPLTRWTKSLHCLLGDQDGAYLFRTFLEREKCVDTLDFWFACNGFRQMDLKDTKTLRVAKAIYKRYIENNSIVSKQLRPATKTYIRDGIKKQQIDSVMFDQAQTEIQSVMEGNAYQVFLTSDIYLEYVRSGGENPACLSHGGLGSLKVLCGYLPTLNEEEEWTCADFKCKLPPTVVSLSSKTLRATASVRSTETAESGYRSFKRSDPANPYHVGSGYVFAPATSANDSEISSDALTDDSMSMTDSSVDGIPPYRMGSKKQLQREMHRSVKANGQVSLPHFPRTHRLPKEMTPVEPAAFAAELISRLEKLKLELESRHSLEERLQQIREDEEKEASELALSSREGVPAQHALSLLPSGSYEEDPQTILDDHLSRVLKTPGCQSPGVGRSSPRSRSPDHHHHHHHQPYHPLLPPGGKLPPTAATTTATLACPLPGGKGFVTKQTTNHVHHHYIHHHSGPKTKEEIEAEATQRVRCLCPGSPEYYCYPKGRGHPKAPEPMPGEQFGGSRGSTLPRRSGKGTEPGLALPAREGGAPGGAGTLQLPGEEGDRSQDVWQWMLESERQNKPKPHSAQSTKKASPLESARGSPGERISRHHLWGSGGHPRTTPRAHPFTQDPAMPPLTPPNTLAQLEEACRRLAEVSKPPKQRHKEPKKPAGVHALQASELVVTYFFCGEEIPYRRMLKAQSLTLGHFKEQLSKKGNYRYYFKKASDEFACGAVFEEVWDDETVLPMYEGRILGKVERID